Below is a genomic region from Acidobacteriota bacterium.
TGAGGATTTCGGAATTGTGCGCCCGGTCTACAGACAACGAAATTTCGCGGGTCCATGGGCGGAGCCTCCGGCCTCCCCTTCCGATCCGGCTGGCTGATTTTGCAGTCCATTCCGCAAACACCAAAATCCAAAAAGATGTTAAGCTGTGCCCGATCAGAAAGATGAACCCGGTACGCGTGACTCCAATGACGATTTACCCGAACCAGCCACGCGATAGCTATGATTTCATGCCCGATGGTTTGATACCGACCCCACCGGCCCGTTCGAGCGATACGAAGAGCTCAGCGGGAGAGGCGACCAGGAAAACGGCGGGCCACGACACTGACGTTGACGAATAGGACAAACGATATGATCCAAACGGTAATCACGCCAGCCGCCGGAAAGCGGCTGATGGCCAAAGCGCTTGCCAACCACCCGGCGATAAGGACGGCGCTGGAGTCCGGTACCGTCGTGATTGTCGCGGGAACGACCAACGGATATGTGGCCGAGGAGTTGCTGCACGCATGCGGCTGTGGAGAGGGGTTCTTGCGCAGGGGATTCTTCCGCGGCATCACCTTGCCGCCGTGCGCGAAGACGACCGATACCGGCCGGTTAGCGGACGAGGGCGGGTTCCCGGGCGATGTCGTCATCCGGAAAGGGAAGTGGCTGAAGGGGAAGACCATATTCGATGTCGTCGATGAACTCGGGGAAGGGGACGTCATTCTCAAGGGCGCCAATGCCGTCGACCCTGCAGAGAAGCAGGCGGGCGTTTTGATCGGGCACCCGGAGGGGGGGACGATCGTGGCCGCGCTCGGGGCGGTGGTTGGAAGGCGCGTTCGGCTCATCCTTCCCGTCGGGCTCGAAAAGCGGGTCTCGACCGGCCTACGCGACATCGCCGCGCGGCTCAACTCGCCGGGTGCCAGCGGGGCACGGATGCTTCCGGTTCCGGGGGAAGTGGTGACGGAACTGGAGGCCATCGGGACCCTTACCGGCGCCAGGGCGGAATTGGTGGCGGCTGGCGGGGTTTGCGGAGCGGAAGGGGCCGTCTGGCTGGCCATCTCGGGAACGGCGGAGCAGGAGGAGTGCGCCAGGGCGATCGTGGCCGGCCTGGGCGGAGAACCGATGTTCAGCCTGGAGTAGAGGGACAACTATGCCCCTCTGGTTCAGATACAATCGTCACATGGTGCATGTCATCGCGTGCGTGAATCCGGCGACGCTGGAGCATTTGTGTGATGTGGGCGACCCTCGGCCCGTGACGTTGAAGTGGATCATCGAAGATTATGTCCGGCATGTAGAGCATCACCTGCGACAGATCATGCCGGAGGCGGGCGCACGGCCCTGAGCGCGGCGGAAGGAACCCGTACTCGGAAGCCGCTGTCACGGGCCACCGCCTGACCAGCGCCAAAAATTGGCGCGCCCACGGGCCAGGGTGGGTCCAGGAGTTGACGCAGTCCTTTCGCATCGGTGCCTCGACGTGGTATGCCCACGCTTTGGGCTCGCTCCTACCAAAGAGGGCGGCATCGTGCAAGCAGGGCGAGGAACTCGACCGCCGGCGCGCGTTAATATTTGCATATCCGCGGCACAGATGAATGAAAGAATAGGATGTGCACAAGGAGCTGCCTGATCATGGATGGAGTATCCGGTCGTGAGGACATGCCTTTGACAGGGACCTGGTCAGGAGTGCCTTTCCGAGGCCAAGGGTCAGGGTACGAGGCCCCAAAGACGGTTAAGCTTGCGAAATATATAAAGATTTATATAATACCGATATGGGCGTCAAGGAGTTGAGGTTCGTCGCATCGAGTCTGGATGAGCTGCGGAATTTTCCTGAAGATGCCCGAAGAATTGCAGGCTTCGAACTGCGCGCCGTGCAAAATGGGCTGGAGCCTCAAAATTGCAGGCCTATGAGATCTATAGGCTCTGGCGTTAAGGAGATACGCATCCATGTACTGGGTGAATGGCGAATTGTTTACGTGGCAAAACTGAGTGATGCCATATATGTGCTGCATGCCTTTCAAAAAAAGAGCCAAAAGACCAATAGGCATGACATCGAACTGGCTCGTAAACGATTCAGGGAGCTTGGAGGCAAGTGATGAATGAATCCGTCGTCAAATCATCCGGAAACGTCTTTGTGGATCTCGGCTATTCACCGGAAGAAGCGGCTATTCTGCAGATGCGTGCGGATCTCATGGCAAGTCTCCGCAAGTTCATCAAAACCAGGAAGATTACCCAATCAGAAGCAGCCGAAATGCTGGGTGTAAGCCAGTCGAGAATTTCGGATCTTACGAGAGGGAAGTGGGAAAAATTCAGCCTCGAAATGTTGATCATTCTGGCGACAAAGGCCGGAATGCGTGTGACTCTCAAGACAGCGGCGTAGAAGAGAGCGTGAAAAGCAACATACCCGGGCTGAGGCGGCTGGCGCCAAACGTCGGCGGAGAGGACCAACGATATGATCCAGACCGTGATCACGCCGGCCGCCGGAAAGCGGCTGATCGCCAAAGCGCTGGTCAACCACGCGGCGATACGAACGGCGCTGCGATCCGGTACCGTCGTGATTGTCGCGGGAACGACCAACGGATACGTGGCCGAGGAGTTGCTGCACGCGTGCGGCTGTGGAGAGGGGTTCGCGCGCAAGCGGTTTTTCCGCGGGATCACCCTGCCGCCGTGCGCGAAGACGACCGATACCGGCCGGCTAGCCGACGAGGGCGGGTTCCCGGGCGATGTCGTCATCCGGAAAGGGAAGTGGCTGAAGGGGAAGACCATATTCGATGTCGTCGATGAACTCGGGGAGGGGGACGTCATTCTCAAGGGCGCTAATGCCGTCGACCCTGCAGGGAAGGGGGCGGGCATCCTGATCGGGCACCCGGAGGGGGGGACCATCGTGGCCGCGCTCGGGGCGGTGGTTGGAAGGCGCGTTCGCCTCATCCTTCCCGTCGGGCTCGAAAAGCGTGTCTCGACCGGCCTGAACGACCTTGCCGCACGGCTCGACGCGCCGGGCGCGAGCGGGGCGCGGATGCTTCCCGTTCCGGGGGAAGTCGTGACGGAACTCGAGGCCGTCGGGACCCTTGCCGGCGCCAGGGCGGAATTGGTCGCGGCCGGCGGGGTTGGCGGGGCCGAAGGGGCCGTTTGGCTGGCAATCTCGGGAACGGCGGCGCAGGAGGAGTGCGCCCGGGCGATCCTGGCCGAGCTGGGCGGAGAACCGATGTTCAGCCTGGAGTAGAGGGACAACTACGCCGGCAGTCCCCGTCCCGCCGATGGCAGCCGCCCTTGCGGGTCTACCTCTTCGGCTTTTTCTCCGACTTGCCGTCGCTCTTGATGAAAATGTACTTGTCCCTCATCTCCGCCGGAACCAGGTCCTGTCTCGGGGTTTCCACCAGCTTGGGACCGTAGTGCGCCTGGATGAAGATGAACGGGCGGGTGCATTTTATGATGGTAAACGGGCAGTGAACGGTTTCGGGAGGCACGTAGATCAGGGTCGACCTGTCGATGACGTGCTTTTCCATCTCCTCGCCCATGTACATTTCGAAGGTCGCCCCCAGATCCATCGGGTTGCCGGGGTCGGCGCCGAGCGCGACCAGGACTTCCGCGACCGGGTGCGTATGCGGGCCGTGCCCCATGATCTTGGTGGCGCTTTCCCCCATCCACATGACCGAAAAATAGTTGCACCCTTCGATGATGTCGTCGTCGGCGAAGGCCGTAAACATCTTCATGGCGCCGTAGCCGACTTCCTTTTCCTCCGCGGTCAGTTCGCTGAGGAAACACTTGCGGTATTTCGACCCGGGCGCCCGGGAAGCGGAAGCCCCGGGCCCGCCGATTTCCTGGGCGATGCTCTCCTGGAGCGGCCTGAACGCGGCCGCTAAAATGCCGGCCAGGGCGAGTCCGGCGGCGTTGCCGGTGAGTTCCTTCACGAATCCCCGCCTGGTCGTCCCCTGTTGCTTTTCCGGAACAGATATCATGGCTGCTTCTCCTTTTCGTGGACCCGGGATGCCCCCGGGCTGCATTGCCGCCGGTGCGGACCGGTAGGGATTCACGCCGGAGGGTTGAATTCCGCCGGCCCGACCAGGCTCACGTTCATGCCGTACAACGCGTCTCCGACGGTTTTGGTGTAATCGCCGAAAACCATCACCTGGTGGAGCCCGTTGACGTTCTGGAGGAAACGGCCGGCGTCCCTGATTTTCACCTCCATGGTGTTCGCGCACGCGTTGAGCGGCGTACCTCCGCCGGCCGAGGATTTTTCGGTATCCTTCACCTGGCTCTGGATGCGGCCGGGCCATGCCGCAAAACTTTTCAGATCCTTGCTGAACGCGCCGAGCAGGACCTCCCTCCCTTGCGGGAAAGCGACCTCCGGCACCACCCCCTTGCCGAAATTGTGGTAGTTGTGGAGCCTGTACGGGAGCGGCGGCGCCGCCGGGCCCTCGAGCCCGAGCGCGGAAGTGCAGTGGCTCAGGACGATTTTGGAACGGGGAGCATCCAGCGACATGAGGTTGCACATGAAGGAGGGCTTCCGGCTGACTCTCTCCAGGAACATCGACGTCAGCATGCCGCACACATCCGCTTCGCAGGCAGCCGTAATCCCGTCGTCCCTCAACCTGGCAAACGCCAGGCAAGGGTAGGGCAGGATGGGGTTGGGGCTCATGGTAAACCCGAGGCAATCCAGGGACACGGCCGACAGGCCCTCCCGCTGCACCATGGCGCGCAGGTACACATAAAGCCTGCAAACATCGAGGATCGTTTCATCCGGGACATTGACGATTTCGGTCGCCTCTCCCTTCCACCGCTGCATTTCCTTTCGGGCGGCCGTTTCATCGGCGCTTCTGTAGAGGGACGCCAGTTCCGCCAGCGGGCGGTACTCCATCTTTACGCCCGTTTGCCGGTAGACCTTGTCTTCGGTCAGGTTGCGGGCGGGGACGGTGGTGGACTCGAACGGTTTTCCAAAGAGCACCGCGCGACGGCCCTCCAGGATTCGGGGTGCGGCGACGATGCCGACAAGTTCCGCCGCCTCCTCGCGGGACAGGGCGAACCGGACGTTGGCCCCATTCCCCCGCAGCGAGGCTACCAGGTTGGCGTCGATGGGGATCAACTCGGGGTTTGCCGACAGCACGATCACCGGAACGCGCAGATCACCCATGGAGTCATACAGGCTTCCGAAATTGAAGGTGAGACGGGGCAGGCACAGGAGCAGGATATCCATCTGCTGCGCCCGAAGAACGCGGATGAGGTCATCCGGCTTCTGGTAGTCCACCTTCAGGGAGGATACCCGGAGGTTCTGTCCCGACGCTGATTGGACGGACCCGATCCACCCTTCGTGGCTCTTCGGGTCATCGCTCAGCACGAGGAGGTGCTTTCTCCCTGGGCCGGGCCTTACGGCCGACACGACGGCGTCCTGACCCGCGGGGGCGGCAACCGGGAGGGTTGCGGCGATGCCGGCCATGGCGGTGGTTTTTATGAAGGTACGCCTGCCTGCACGGAGTGTCATGAGGCCTCCCATCGGATCCGGTGATTTCGCTTCGGGTGCCGGAGGCGTGAAAACCCCCGGCGCTGATGGGGCGATTGTACACTCTTTTGCGGCCAGAGCGAAACGCAACTTCGGGGAGCGGCCCCGGCGTCCCGGTCCCGGCTACTCGAGGGCGAACGAGACGTCGGGCCCCGCCTTCTGCGACCGGTTGATCAGGAGCCGGCTGAGGTCGTACATGACCCGGAAGGGCTGGATGTCGGTGATCCCGTCGACGAAGCGGGCGCTGTCGATGGCGATCTTCTCCGCGCTCTCCCCCGCCTCCAGGCGCGCGAGCAGCCCGCGGTGGTATTTCTCCGTGGCCTTCATCGCGTACTCGAGGTGCTCCCGGACGTGGCCGTACAGGACGCAGTTGTGGCTCAGGACGGCACGCGCGGCCGGCAGGGTGGCTATTTTCCGGATGCTGTCGAGGTAACCGGGGAGCGACACGAAATAGTTCGGCCACAGGGCGTCCTTTTCCGGGACGTAGAAGCCGGTGGCGTCGCCGATCACCAAGGTCCCCTCCGAGCGCTCGAGGTAACAGACGTGGCAGGGGGAGTGCCCCGGGGTCTCGTAGACGTCCCAGACGACGCCCCCTCCCAGGTCGATCCGTTCCCCCTCCTGCACGACGGCGTCCAGCCCGAAATGGTAATCGGTCAGAAACGGCGGCAGGTCCTCGATTTCGTCCTTGGCCTTCATCATCTGGGCGATCGCGGTGTCGGCCAGGAGGTACTCGTGGAAGAGGTCGCGCTTCTGGAAGATCTTCTCCGCCGCGGCGCTCCCGATGACGCGGATGTGGGGCCAGATGCGCTTGAAATGGGGGATCCCCCCGATGTGGTCCGCGTGGGTGTGGGTCAGGGCGATGAACCGGATCTTCTCCGGGCTGACGCCGAGCGAGCGGATCTGTTCCACGAGGATGGGGAAGGTGGGCCCGGTGCCCCCCTCGATCAGCATGGCGCTCTCGCCCAGGGACAGGAAGGCGGGGAATGCCGGGGTCCCCAGCTGGAAAAGGGTGGGCGTCAGGGCGATGGGCGGGTGCTTCCTCCGGTACATCGGAATCCTCCTTGGGTCGATAAAGCGGATATTCTACCGCATCCGGGGGCGGATTGCGCCATTATCTCCATTGACCGGGGTCCGGGGGCGGAGAGTGTGATATCCTTTCCCCCCGGAACGGCGCCCGCCGGCGGGCGGCGCCATGAAATTGTGGGGGACGGTTACCTATGATTACGATGAAATTCGGCGGGACCTCGGTCGGCGACGCAGAGCGCCTGTGCGAAGTCGCGGCCATCGTGCGCACCAACCTCTCCTGCCGGCCGGTGGTGGTGGCCTCGGCGATGTCGGGGGTGACCGACCTGCTCCTGGGCACGGCGCACCTGGCGCTCGAGCGGAGGAAGGAGGAGGGCCTCCGCAATACGGAGCGGCTCCGGGAGAAGCACCTCGAGATCGTCACGGCGCTGGTGGAGCCGGGGGAGGCCAGGGACCGCCTGGTCCGGGAGCAGGGGGAGCTCGTCGACAAGCTCGAGACCCTCCTGCGCGGCGTGCACCTGCTCGGGGAACTGAGCCCCCGCTCGCTCGACGCCATCGCCTCCTTCGGCGAACTCCTCTCCTGCATGCAGATCGCCGCCATCCTCGAAGCGCGCGGGATCCCCGCCCGCTTCGTCGACGCGCGCCCCCTTATCCGCACCGACAGCGGCTACGGCGAGGCGGCGGTCGACTTCGAGGTGACCAACCCCGCCCTGCGCGGCGCCCTCCTCCCGTTGGTGGAATCGGGCGTCGTCCCGGTGGTGACGGGCTTTGTGGCTTCGAATCCCGAGGGGATCACCACCACGCTCGGGCGCAGCGGGTCCGACTATACCGCCTCGATCGTCGGGGCCGCCCTCGGCAGCGAGGAAATCTGGATCTGGACCGACGTCGACGGGGTCATGACGGCCGACCCCCGGGTGGTCGAGGGGGCGGCGCCGCTCGGCGAGATCTCCTACCGGGAGGCGGCGGAGATGTCGTACTTCGGGGCCAAGGTCATCCACCCGAAGACCATGCAGCCGGCGATCGAGCACGGCACCCCGATCCGCATCAAGAACACCTTCAACCCCGCCCACCCGGGGACGCTGATCTCGAGCTCGGGCAGCAGCTCCGCGAAGATCGTCAAGAACGTGACCTCCATCGACAAGCTCGGCCTGGTGGCCGTGGAGGGGAGCGGCCTGATGGGGGCCCCCGGCGTCATCGCGCGCCTCTTCGCCGCGCTCGCCCGCGTCGGCGTCAACGTCATGATGATCTCGCAGGCCTCCTCGGAGCACAACGTCTGCCTCATCATCCCCGAGAAGGACTGCCGCCGGGCGGTCGAGGAACTCCGCACCGAGCTGGGCCCCGAACTCGCCCGCAGGACGGTCGAGGCGGTCCGGGTCCGCGACTCCGTCTCCATCATCGCGGTGGTGGGGGAGGGGATGCGGGGGGTCCCCGGGATCGCGGCCAGGACCTTCACCGCCGCGGCCCGGGCCGACGTCAACGTCATCGCCATCGCCCAGGGCTCCTCGGAGCTCAACATCTCCTTCGTCGTGGACCAGTCGGAGGCGCACCGGGCGGTGCGGGCGATCCACGAGGCCTTCCAGCTCGCCTAGGGTCAGAGTCCGAGGAAAAGCACCGCGGCGCCCGAAAGCGCGATGACGGCGCCTGCCATGGCGTGGGTCCAGCGCTCCAGCCGCCCGAAGTGGACCAGGCTGAGCCCCTTCAGCGCCACGAGCGTCACCGCCACCATGAGGAGGATGGTGATGACGCCGAAAACGATCCCGGTCGCCAGCGCCAGGTCCCAGCGGCCGCGGCTGGCCGGGAGCACGAAAAGGGGGATGAGGGGCTCGCAGGGGCCGAGGACGAAGATGATGAAGAGGCTCCAGAAGGTGAGCTGGGAGCGGCCCGCGGCGCCGGCGGAGTGGGCGTGGACGTGGTCCCCGTGCGCGTGGATGTGGACCCCCCTGCCGTGGGCGTGCGCCGCGATCCCGCGGCGGCTCCGGACGGCGTGCCGGACGCCCCAGGCGAGGTAGGCCAGCCCGAAGGCCAGCAGGCCCCAGGCGGCCCAGTCCCCCCGCATCCCCTCCAGGGCCTCGATGCGGGCGATGGCGCTCCCCGCGGCCAGCCCCAGGGCTCCGAGCACGAGGGAGGAGAGGATGTGGCCCGCGCCGCAGAGCGCGGTCACCCCCACCGTGCGCGCCCGGCTCCAGCCGCGCGCGCGGGCGAGCATGATGAAGGGGAGGTAGTGGTCCGGGCCGAACAGGGTGTGGGTGACGGCGATCGCGATCGTGGCCAGGATCAGGTTCCAGGAAAAGGCATCCATCTGGGGCATGCGGTTCTTTTTCTCCTCCCGTCAACGGGCGTTTCGCCTTCGGGTACAATACAGGAACCCGCCCCGGAAGCAAAGAGCGGGGGCTTCTCGTTCCCGGCGGTTGCCCGGGGGGGCGGGTTGTGGCAGGATTCGGCTGAAAGGAGCGGACCATGGTCGGGAAGGTCGTCATCGGACTCGCGCAGATGGTCATGGAGGCCGAACCCGCGCGCAACCGGGCGCGCGCGTGCGAGCTCGTCGCGGAGGCCGCCCGCCGGGGGGCGGACGTCGTCTGTCTGCCCGAGCTGTTCACCTCCCGCTATTTCGCCCAGTACCGCGGCCCGGAGGGGAAAGGCGCGCCGTTCCTGGAATCGATCCCCGGGGAGAGCGAACGCGCCCTTTCGCGCTCTGCGGCGCAAAACCGCGTGATCCTCGTGGCCGGGTCGGTCTACGAGGACGCCCCGAACGGCCGGTTCAACACCTGCATGACGTTCGACCGGGAGGGGACGCTTCTGGGAAAATACCGGAAGATCCACATCCCGCACGACGAGAGTTTCTTCGAGCAGGACTACTTCACCCCCGGGGACCTCGGGTTCCAGGTCCATGACACGGACAGGGGGAAGATCGGGACCCTGATCTGCTACGACCAGTGGTTTCCCGAGGCGGCGCGGGTGAACGCCCTGATGGGGGCCGGGATGATCTTCTACCCCACGGCCATCGGCCGGGTGCGGGGCATGCCGGAGGAAGAAGGGGACTGGCGGGAGGCGTGGGAAAACGTGATGCGCGGGCACGCGATCGCCAACGGCTGCGTGGTGGCCGCCGTCAACCGCGCGGGCACGGAAGACCGGATGGAGTTCTGGGGCGGCTCCTTTGTCATCGACGCTTTCGGCAAAACCCTCGTGCGCGCGGGGGCGGGGGAGGAAGTGGTCCTGGCCGAAGTCGACCCGGCCCACGGCCGCAAGGTGAGAGAAGGGTGGCGCTTCTTCCACAACCGCCGCCCGGACCAGTACCGGAAAATCGTGGAACGGGGGGGGACGGCGTCATGACGGAAGCGAACAACCTCGAAACACCGAAGGCGGCCGGCTTCCGGATGCCGGCCGAATGGGCCGAACACGAGGCCACCTGGCTCTCGTGGCCGAAAAACCCCCTCACCTTCCCCGCAAACATCCTCGGCGCGGTGG
It encodes:
- a CDS encoding aspartate kinase, yielding MITMKFGGTSVGDAERLCEVAAIVRTNLSCRPVVVASAMSGVTDLLLGTAHLALERRKEEGLRNTERLREKHLEIVTALVEPGEARDRLVREQGELVDKLETLLRGVHLLGELSPRSLDAIASFGELLSCMQIAAILEARGIPARFVDARPLIRTDSGYGEAAVDFEVTNPALRGALLPLVESGVVPVVTGFVASNPEGITTTLGRSGSDYTASIVGAALGSEEIWIWTDVDGVMTADPRVVEGAAPLGEISYREAAEMSYFGAKVIHPKTMQPAIEHGTPIRIKNTFNPAHPGTLISSSGSSSAKIVKNVTSIDKLGLVAVEGSGLMGAPGVIARLFAALARVGVNVMMISQASSEHNVCLIIPEKDCRRAVEELRTELGPELARRTVEAVRVRDSVSIIAVVGEGMRGVPGIAARTFTAAARADVNVIAIAQGSSELNISFVVDQSEAHRAVRAIHEAFQLA
- a CDS encoding type II toxin-antitoxin system RelE/ParE family toxin; translated protein: MGVKELRFVASSLDELRNFPEDARRIAGFELRAVQNGLEPQNCRPMRSIGSGVKEIRIHVLGEWRIVYVAKLSDAIYVLHAFQKKSQKTNRHDIELARKRFRELGGK
- a CDS encoding MBL fold metallo-hydrolase, translated to MYRRKHPPIALTPTLFQLGTPAFPAFLSLGESAMLIEGGTGPTFPILVEQIRSLGVSPEKIRFIALTHTHADHIGGIPHFKRIWPHIRVIGSAAAEKIFQKRDLFHEYLLADTAIAQMMKAKDEIEDLPPFLTDYHFGLDAVVQEGERIDLGGGVVWDVYETPGHSPCHVCYLERSEGTLVIGDATGFYVPEKDALWPNYFVSLPGYLDSIRKIATLPAARAVLSHNCVLYGHVREHLEYAMKATEKYHRGLLARLEAGESAEKIAIDSARFVDGITDIQPFRVMYDLSRLLINRSQKAGPDVSFALE
- a CDS encoding XRE family transcriptional regulator: MNESVVKSSGNVFVDLGYSPEEAAILQMRADLMASLRKFIKTRKITQSEAAEMLGVSQSRISDLTRGKWEKFSLEMLIILATKAGMRVTLKTAA